A window of the Balaenoptera acutorostrata chromosome 13, mBalAcu1.1, whole genome shotgun sequence genome harbors these coding sequences:
- the CHMP1B gene encoding charged multivesicular body protein 1b — MSNMEKHLFNLKFAAKELGRSAKKCDKEEKAEKAKIKKAIQKGNMEVARIHAENAIRQKNQAVNFLRMSARVDAVAARVQTAVTMGKVTKSMAGVVKSMDATLKTMNLEKISALMDKFEHQFETLDVQTQQMEDTMSSTTTLTTPQGQVDMLLQEMADEAGLDLNMELPQGQTGSVGTSVASAEQDELSQRLARLRDQV, encoded by the coding sequence ATGTCCAACATGGAGAAACACCTGTTCAACCTAAAGTTCGCGGCCAAAGAACTGGGAAGGAGTGCCAAAAAATGCGACAAGGAGGAAAAGGCCGAAAAGGCCAAGATTAAAAAGGCCATTCAGAAGGGCAACATGGAAGTTGCGAGGATTCACGCCGAGAACGCGATTCGCCAGAAGAACCAGGCGGTGAATTTCCTGAGAATGAGTGCTCGGGTGGACGCGGTGGCCGCCAGGGTCCAGACGGCCGTGACGATGGGCAAGGTGACCAAGTCGATGGCCGGTGTGGTTAAGTCGATGGACGCGACGTTGAAGACCATGAATCTCGAGAAGATCTCTGCCCTGATGGACAAGTTCGAGCACCAGTTCGAGACGCTGGACGTGCAGACGCAGCAGATGGAGGACACGATGAGCAGCACGACGACGCTGACCACTCCCCAGGGCCAGGTGGATATGCTGCTGCAGGAAATGGCAGACGAGGCCGGCCTCGACCTCAACATGGAGCTGCCGCAGGGCCAGACCGGCTCCGTGGGCACGAGCGTGGCCTCGGCCGAGCAGGACGAACTGTCCCAGAGGCTGGCCCGCCTGCGAGACCAAGTGTGA